In Melanotaenia boesemani isolate fMelBoe1 chromosome 1, fMelBoe1.pri, whole genome shotgun sequence, the genomic window TGTGACTAACTAAACTTAACACgtaacagaaaagcaaaagtaacattcacagaaaacaaactaatcaaAACCCCCATTCACTCCCATCCCTCTCTACTCTGACTCCTTGGTTCAGCCCAATCAGGTGATTATTGgacaatatatatgtatatatatatatatatatatatatatatatatatatatattacaacgAGAGTTGTAAAAAGattccacataaaacaaagttGCATTCAGCATAGCCTGGAGAAATCTAGCTTTATGGAAGGGAAATTTACACAGCACATACATTAACTTCCTTATTGTTACATTCAACATTTAGGAATAAGACTATATTTTCAGTGATAGTGATAAAAACTTTATGAGACTCCCagataaataaagacattttagtcTAGAAGTTATTAGAATAGGGACATccataaaacaaataagagaaAGATTCAGACTCTGTTTTGCAGAAGGAATATAAAGGGGACACATCAGGTCTAAGGTTGTTAATCAATTCATTACAGGGACAACATCTATATAAGATTTTAATATgtatttctttaactttattagAGACAAAAAATCTACTAAATTCAGTCTTGACATGGTAACTGATGTCAGGAAAGATCACGCTCAAACGATTAAATGAGTTTAGATACTGACTATTAACAGAAGTAAAGACTGATCTAATATGATCAGTTGAGCGTTCCTCAAGAACCTGTCCACCAAGCCAGAGAGCAGGAATCATTCCTGAGAAAGGTGTGTACAGAACAGCTGCTTTGGTAAGAGACAACAGGCTAGTAGGTACACTTTCGAGTATTCTGGAGTGCACAGAGCGAGATATGTCTAATCCTTCTTGTTGTGTAAATTATTCATAGGTAGCTAGATCCCTGTTATTATTCAAAagatcaaaaacaaacataacacCTTGATCATACCAGTCTTTGAAAAATAGGATCTTCTTCTTGTAAACAACACACTGGTTATTCCATAAGAAACATGTGTGAGGAGAGAAGTTGTGTTTTAAAGCAAGTTTCCGTGTGTCCAGTGCTTGTTTATGGGAGCTGGCAAGCGTAACAGGCAGTTTACTTGAGACAGAGTTACATGACAGTAAGAATTTTAAATCACCACACTTCTTAAACAAAAATTTGGGAATAAAAAAATGGAGGGTTATTATGTGCTCGACAATGTTTTAACCAATTGATTTTGAATATACCAGTGATAGTTTGGAAGTCTACGACATTAAGACCACCCTCTGAATACTGTCCGATAAGTGTTGTCCTCTTTATACTCAGTTTTGTGTTTctatgtaaatttaaataagagTGAATCAATAGCTGCACTAGTTTTGCGATTTACATATAAAGATAAAGCTGGGTACACTAATCTAAATAAACCTTCTGCCTTAGAAAGTAAAATTCTACCTATCATAGTAAGATCTCTCTGTAACCAACAGTTAAAGATAGATACTGACTTTTCAAACTTTGGCTTAAAATTTTGACATATCCTCTCACCAACAGATTTGCTTGATGTGATGCCCAAGTATTTTACCTCTTTTTTACTAATATTTGTATAAAGTGTACTCATGATGTTCCTGAAGTTTTCTTTGAACccgaaataaaaaaaaaattcataaaaCCCGATTATGTTACAGAAATAATTTCCTCTAAACAGAATTTTAATCTGTAGGCGTACAGTGCTGCAATTATTTTGTAGTCTGAGTTTAGCAACATTATAGGACGCCAAATATTCAGATAAAAAAGATCGTTGCCAGGTTTaggaattaaacattttaaagtaagTTCTTTGTTTTGGATATAATCAACAAACGCTTCCAATAACACGTTTTAAATTTTCCCCAAAAGTTACAGAAAATTCGTAAGGCAGaagaagtccaaatctgcatctgtttcttttaagcttgaatttttaagcttgatcatgttttaatactgtttttatcccatgttctttatttttacttttgtttttaattaaatccgggttaaaaacatttcttttctcatgcatggtaactttttaactgatcttgcttttaataattttaatgtaatttatgattttacttTGCACAAAGAACGTTGCTTTTTTTGGCGCTTACCAAAGCTTTAGCAAACCGCATATTTTACACCGATTTTTAtcataaaatatgttctgtttgtttgttttgtttttttgtctgtttgtttgttttttgttgttgttttatttattttatttatttatttattttttctatttttcaggtTTAATACAAACGCGCCATTACAGTGGCGAATTTTGGCCCTCTTGGTTTGCCATAGGGGACAGCATGGCGGACATGCATGTGTATCCTCAAAACAAATTGCATCGATTGTCTAGTTAACCCGCCGCCCGAAACATCATAGCCGCGCGTGAAGTCGGGACTGTGGTGCCCGAAAAGACACCAGAATGGAcgaagaaaacaaacttcagTTTCCGTCAATGCCCGCGACCAAGGAGGAGCTTCCGGTGAGACCATAGCAGCCTGCCCACATCTCCACTGTACATGACCAGCTAATCTGAGCTAACCTCCCCCCTCCAGCTTTATTGTTTGTCAGCAAAAATACACACCGAAAGGGACATTCCGTGTGAAATCATATTGATATTACAATTTTAAAAGCTGTGTTCAATACTCTGTTTTTAAATGCGTAATTATTTATATTCCTCGACAGAGAAGCCTCCTAGCATTAGCCACGTATGCACATTGAGTAAAGTTGTGTTTGCTTCTCTTCCGTTTTAACTAAAAATTCATCCCCACTTTTAAATTCTGTTACAGGACTGGGCTTATCCAATGCGACGAGAAATGCAGGTGTGTGAGACTACTCGAATGTCTGTAGTTTGAACCATAATCTTTAAAACTTATGTAAAGCTTAACCTGActaaagttattttacatgTATGCAATTATTACTGCCAAACTTTAAACTTTACTGTCGCATTTAGAACAAAACTGCATAGACTAAATTAgaaagcctctttttaaaatgttgaaatgatgcttttaatgttgtGCTGCTGTGTATTCATATTCAGGAGATTTTACCAGGACTGTTTTTAGGTCCCTACTCTGCTGCAATGAAAAGCAAGGTAATCCTTGTTGGAGTTACCTGGGTCTTTATCTTagcaaaacaattaaaagaaaaaaacaaacacagtattttatatttagggctcattttacttctttttctttatctagCTGCCAATTCTTGAGAGACACGGCATAACGCATATTGTGTGTGTCCGCCAAGATATTGAAGCCAACTTCATCAAACCTAATTTCCCTCATACATTTAGGTAAGAATTGCTGGGTTATCTGCTGTTGCTGTTAAGTCAGTGAGCCTTATTTCACAGGTTTATCCTTGCAGGTACCTTGTGTTAGATATTGCTGACAATCCAGTGGAAAATCTAATCCGCTTTTTTCCTATGGTGAGTtacaaacttaatttttttttctactttctagtcttttttgtctttttattgacAAAGAATGGCTCTATCTTTACACTCAGTGTAATATTTTTCATCTCACCACAGACTAAAGAATTTATTGATAGCTGCTTAGCAACAGAAGGTAAGGATGTGTGCAGTTCTTAATTATCTTGCTTTTAGCCTTGAGTGTTTAGTCAGCAGATCCTGTCTTGTTCTTCTAGGAAAGGTACTAGTTCATGGCAATGCAGGGATATCAAGAAGGtgagttgtgtttttgtgttgttattgaatcatttcataattttatttcatgccATTACCAGATTTCctgttttgtcttattttatttgttctttcagTGCTGCCTTAGTGATTGCATACCTTATGGAAACATTTGGGATGAAATACAGGtgatttttcttgtttcctttttcccctcaatacaaaacaagtcaaaaaaatttttttcataAACAGTATTAGTAGACGACTGTAGTTATTAGAGATGCAGCATTTCGGTTTATTTAACCACTCTATAATTAAGCATGACTTTATGAGCAACAGAATAATTGTTTTTGTGGATTATCAGTAGGCTGTGTTTATAACTCTGTGTAGGGATGCATTCAGCCACGTCCAGGAGAGGAGGTTTTGCATCAACCCCAATGTTGGCTTTGTGCATCAACTCCAGGTAAATCTTGGCTTTAGAGATGCCGTGCAGGAGCTCTGACAGTTCAGTCAATAAGTGAACACATTGAGCTGATGCATGCTATATACTATGCTGAGGTGTCATTATTCTACATCTCCTCAAAATCcttgacattttttattatagATCTGTGCCAACAAGTGTTGCAAAATAAATCTGCCTCTTGTATatcctttacaaaaaaaaaaaaaagattgtgacAGTATGGATGTGTAATATGTATATGTAAGGGTAATGTGGTCTGAAACCATGACAAGAAAACTTTGGTGTTTTCAGTCTTGACAGATCAGCTtgtgtgaaaatgcaaaaatagcATTCCCTTAATCTTTAGCATGCATGGACCACCTCTGCTGTAGTCCAGAAGAgtaagctgttttcacacatgcacaccaaaCAATGAAATCTACTTTAAAATCagttgttttcacacatgcagtGTATAACCACAGACTCCCCCCCCCCAGATGCAATCTGCCAACTTATAATACTCCCGAGTCGAACCCAAGTACAAACATAGGATGTAAAAAGCATATATTACGGATGTCTCTGTTTTGTATACAGcactgttttattgtgttgataTCAGCACCACATGCATTTAGTAAGTAACATATGAGCCCATAGGAATGTGTAGTACCTGCTTAGCTTGTACACTTGCTTCACGTGAACTCTCTCAGGCACTACCTGCAGCATGTGTACTGGCTCCCACCCCACCATATTTAGCCATTATTACCAGCGAGTTGGCTGGCAAACGGTAAAAGAAATTCAGATGTGTTCAtgcaaatatttgttttcatatgCACCCTCTCTGGAAAATGTCCGTGAAATTTCATGGCTGCAGTTCATGTGTAAGAACAACTTTGGAAAAAGCCACTTAATTTGTACAACTAGTTCTCTGCAAAGAGTCTTTTATGTAGAGCAAGTCATGAGACAGTAGTGTTTGTGGGCTTATCATGAGGAAGAGTTGAAACTAAAGAATACTTGATGTTAAATTAATACAGTTCATTTAAAAGGGTTCATTCAGATCCATATGCCTATGGTATTTTAGCGATGGCAGCTTCCTGGTTGGGGACTTAAATTAGTGATGATAGCCTGTGTAGAGGTTTTAACCCCTTTGATatcataaaatatgaaaaacttCTCATGCACTAGAGATACTGCACCCATTTAGTGTGTTTGGAATGACAAAGCTCAGGCTGTCCAGCCAAATGATCAGACTGTCATTGATGTTATTCCATGGTGGATATAATGTAATGAAGTTTGTCTGAGTGGgggtgtttttgtttacaggAATATGAAGCAATCTATCTTGCCAAATTGACCATTAAAATGATGTCACCAATGCAGCTGGGCAGGTCGTTCTCTCTACAAGCTGGAATGCCAGGTTTGCACATAATCCACTCACACACGTCCCCTCAAATCTTTATAATATGGAGCAGTGCAGGTGTTTGAGATTATTTCTCAGTGGGACTAACAGGAGAATCAAACACCACTTATTAATGTTTACAGGAGAATTTAAAACGCGGTTGCCAGAGATCGACCCACTTGATTATCACATCCAGAAAAttctcatttaaaataatgtaaaatcttTTCATTGCCGAGATGGTAGAATTTACAAGTAAACGCTCTGGATCACGAAGGTGTGTCGTTTACAGTATGTGCTGAACATCTCCGTTTCTTTTGCAGGAAGCCGCAAACGCAGcctggaggaagatgaagatttTGGGGCAATGCAGGTCACAACAGCACGAAATGGATGAGTTTTGCTGATATTAAGATGTGTGGCAAAGTgcactcttctttttctttttttttttttcttcttcccttttttttttattttacatttttaatgggattaaaaatgtaaatatttgaactttttctAAGGGGAAGGAAAATGGTGGGAGGGTAACCACTCATGTCTGAGACATGAAGTACTGATGGACATGGGGCAAATTTGATaactccatttttgttttttgtttttttctctccttgaGCTGAATGCACTGATGGAAgattttttgcagttttatagtatttaaagcattttgcaTTTGCAGCGGGACAGTATTGCAATAATGCACTTTCGATACTTGAATTAGTGTAGATGACCAGAAGGGCGATGCTGGCAAAAGGGAACGTAGGCAGAACCATGCCCAGCTGAAGACATCAGAAGAGGAATAGTTATGCCTTTCTTTTGAAAGTAATGGAATAATGAACTAATATCAGGCTTAACGTGGGACAGTCAGGAATGGAAAATTAATAACTCACTGCTTAATAAAAATAAGTCCTGAGTACTGTTCAGCTTTGTGTAAATGCtgtattctctctctctctttttctctctctctctctatatatgtatctatagatagatagatagatagatagatagatagatagatacagtGCATctggaaagtattcacagcgcttcacttttcccacattttattatgttacagcttcattccaaattatattaaattaagctcttacctcagaattctacacacaatatctcattatgacaaggtgaaaaaagtttttttcttaagtttttgaatttataaaaaatggaaaacgaagaaatcacatttacataagtattcacagcctttgctTGATACTTTGTTGATCCACCTTTGGCAGCAGTTACAGCCTCCAGTCTTTTTGAATATGATGCTACAAGCTTAGCACACCTATCTTTAGGCAGTTTCACCCATTCTTCTTTGCAGTACTTCTCAAGCTCCTTCAGGTTGGATAGGAGACGTCTatgcacagccattttcagatctctccagagatgttcaatcggattcaagtctggactctggctgggccactccaggacattcacagagtggttctgaagccactcctttgagatcttggctgtgtgctttgggtcattgtcctgctgaaaaataaaccgtCGCCCCAGTCTGAGATCTCGAGCGCTCTGGAACAAgttttcatccaggatgtctctgtatatttctgcagtcatctttccttctatcctgactagtctgccagttcctgctgctgaaaataTGGCCCCATCCccatagcatgatgctgccaccaccatgcttcactgtagggatggtattggcctggtgatgagtggtgcctggtttcctccaaacatgatGCTTGGCATTCACACCAAACAGTTCAAGctttgtctcatcagaccagagaattttgtttctcatggtctGAGAGTCATTCAGGTGCCTTTTGGCAAACTCAAGACGGGCTGCCATGTGCCTTTTACTAAGGAGTGGCTTTCGTCTTGCCACTCTACCATACAgtcctgattggtggattgctgcagagatggtggtccttctggaaggttctcctctctccacagaGGAACGCTGGAGCTCTGCCAGAGTGACCATCGGGTTCTTGGTCACCTCCCTGACTAAGGCCCTTCTCCCCCGATTGCTCAGTGTAGACGGCCGGCCAGCTCTAGGAAGACTCCTGGTGGTTCCAAACGTCTTCCATTTACGAATGGTGGAGGCCACTGTGCTCATTGGGAccttcaaagcagcagaaatttttCTGTATCCTTCCCCAGATTTGTGCCTC contains:
- the styx gene encoding serine/threonine/tyrosine-interacting protein, with protein sequence MDEENKLQFPSMPATKEELPDWAYPMRREMQEILPGLFLGPYSAAMKSKLPILERHGITHIVCVRQDIEANFIKPNFPHTFRYLVLDIADNPVENLIRFFPMTKEFIDSCLATEGKVLVHGNAGISRSAALVIAYLMETFGMKYRDAFSHVQERRFCINPNVGFVHQLQEYEAIYLAKLTIKMMSPMQLGRSFSLQAGMPGSRKRSLEEDEDFGAMQVTTARNG